The genomic region AATTTCTCAAATTGCATTTAATATAAGATTTATACTTTTGCCACACATGTAGTGTAATGTGTAGCTGGGGCAGTGGAGGCAGATGTGCTCAGAGAGGCAGGTGGAAATACGTATTTCTGCAGCCAGCAGCTTCCCAAATGCAAAAGATACATTATTGTTTAGGTTTTAATTCATTAGTATTTTAGAACAGTGCCCCTTATGGGTATTTTAATCACGTTTTACAGAAGCCCATACACTCACCAGCAGCTCTAAGGGCTCTGTAAAGTAACAGATTGAAATAAAAGctttcaaaattttataaaatattcaaatattttaaatttgtatctaTTTGGGAGTAGTGATAATTCTCTCTTTTCATTCTCTGGATCCAAAGAAAGAATTGTTCtgcattattttaataatgtatattTATTGGATATTTTTTCTGTGGCAGACGTGTTCTATTTATTACCTCATTTTATACTTATAACAACTTTATTAAGTAGATactattttctcttgttttaaacATGAGGAAACCTGCCCAATGTCACATAAATAGCAAGGGTAGAACTGGGAATTGGACCCTGACAATTCAACTCCATCTCATATATTTAACCATCTACACTAGACCTGAACTTTAAACAGAATCTAAGCACCCAGAGAATGTAAATGGTCAGACTGAAAAGTTCTTTTTATTCCTCCTACCAATCaaaagacatttattgagcacttcctatGTACTGTGCAAGATCTTAGGAATATCGCAACAAacaagacatggtccctgccctcagcaAACTCACAGCCAAGTAGGAGAACTGGGCAAATAAATAACTAATTCTTGGAAAAGCACAATTGCAAAATGTTTGGGAGCATGGACTCCAGTGCTCATCTGCCTAAGTCCAAAACCCAGCTATGTGAACCTGGGCTAGTTATATAACCTCCCTGTACCTCAATTTCCACTTCTACAAAATGGGAACAGTAATAGTATCTACCTTATAGAGCTGTttaaagaggttaaatgacttcaTAATCATAAGAAACTTGGAAGGGTGCCTGGAACATGTTAAGCAGGATATAAGTGTTGTTATGGGTGTGATTCAGTGTGAAAGGTGTTATGACATGGACACAGTGCAGGGTCACATGGGAGTGTATAGTGGGAACTGTTAACTGAACTTAGGAGATCAGGTAAAGCTTCTTGGAAAAGGGAAATTTAAGTTGAGATCTGAAGGATTGGTACTCAGGTGGGTGGtagggagaggaaaagagatgTTCCGAATAAGATGGCAGCATATGTAGAAGGGCTCAGAGGCAACAGAAGAAatttaaggaactgaaagaagttcTGCATGGTATATCACAAAGTGGAGGGAGTTACTGGCAAGTGATGAGGCTGGAAAGATAAGAAGAGACCAGCTCATGCAGTCTCCTGTAGAAATTTAAAGGTATGAGAACTTTATTGTTCAAGTAATGAGAAGACAGTGAAGGTAGGGAAGGGCCATAATGAGATCTGCATTTTGAAAGTTGGCTGTGGCTTCAGTGTGAGGAATAGAGGCAGGCAGGGAGGCAGGTGGGAGTCAAGAGATGACGGTGTCTGGAACTAGGGCTGAGCTAGCggtggtgggatgggggtggtggaggtggtggtaaGTGGACAGATTGAAAAGATACATCTAAGTGGAAGAATCAACTGGCCTCAGTAACAGATCAGATgtgggaagagagggagaggaaggggaaggcaAGGATGATATCCAGACTCCAAGAATGAATAATGGTGTGGATGGAAGGTCCATTCATTCAGTAAGGAACCCCAGAAGAGGAACAGGTTTGGAGGAGAAGATGATGAATTCTGTCACAGGCAGGTTGAATTTGAAGTGCTTATTGGCCACATAAATCAAACTACAGATGTTTGAAGGAAAGATGTCTGTTCAGACCCCTGTGTTGACAGGGACAGGATAGTTGCCCGGGTTCCAAGAGATTTCaggggacattttcacagtccaTCTAGGAAGGGGCTCTTCCCCCAAGACTGAGAAAACTGATCAAATTCAGAAAGGTTGACTTACACTACTGAATTCCAAAAGAAACTGTGAACCAAATgccaatgtttttttttgttttttttttaaattcatatttactgagatatatattcacataccatgtagtcatacaaaacaaagtgtacattcaatttttacagtaccattatatagttgtgcatttatcaccaaaattaatttttgaaattttcattacaacacacacaccaataataagaataaaaattaaagtgaaaaagaacaattaaagtaaaaaaagaacactgggtgcctttttttttttttcttttttttctacccccatttttctactcagtcatccataaatgagacaaaagggagtatggtccataagactttcccaatcacattgtcaccccttataagttaaatttttatacaattgtcttcaatattcatgggttctgggttgtagtttgatagtttcaggtatttactgctagctattccaattccttagaacctaaaaaggtttgtctatattgtgcataagagtgcccaccagactgacctctcggctccttttggaatctctctgccactgaagcttatttcatttcctttcacatcccccttttgttcaagaagatgttctccatcccacgatgccgggtctagattcctccccgggagtcatattccatgttgccagggggattcactcgcctgggtgtcagatcccacgtagtggggagggcagtgatttcacctggcaagttggcttagctagacagagatggccacatctgagcaacaaagaggcattcgggaggaggcttttaggcacaattatagggaggcctagcctctcctttgcagcaacagtcttcccaaggacaagtcccggggtagaggactcagcccatcaaaccaccagtcccctatgtctgtgagcacatcagcaaccattgaggtgggggagctcaaaacccctgcattttccaccagctccttaagggtgctgtgcatatttttttcatttttttttttaattaactattttttttttaaaatcaactataacaaaaaaaaatttttttaaacatacaattaaaaaaacatttcaaacagaccgtaacaagggagtccaacatgttcctactctactccaagaaaataacctaatatagcaacatttctgtgaacttgttcctaccagacccatcagaaattaacaaaccatagacaTTCCTGGGAATTCCCAGAACGTTCAATTTACCCAcgacagcttatctgttctcattgggttatcattcccccctcattaattgctctctatcactagttcccctacattctacattataaaccatttattttaggagtgtgttgtttaacttccaggtgtttgtgaattttctaagtctctgatggtcattgacttctaaatgaattccattgtggtcagagaatgtgctttgaataatttcaattttttaaaatttactgaggcttgttttatgtcccagcttatggtctattctggagaaagttccgtgatcactatagaagaatgtgtatcctggtgatttgggatgtaatgttctatgtatgtctgttaaatcaaattcatttatcagattgtttaggttttcagtttccttattagtcttctgtctggttgatctatctataggagaaagtgatgtgttgaagtctcccacaattattgtggaaacatccattgcttcctttagttttgccagtgtttatctcatgtattttgtggcaccttgattgggtgcataaacgtttatgattgttatttcttcttgttgaattgccccttttattagtatgtagtggccttctttgtctcttataacttcctggcatttaaagtctattttgtctgagattaatattgctactcctgctttcttttggctgtagcttgcatgaaatattttttccatcctttcactttcagtttctttgtgtccctgtgtctaagatgagtctcttgtatgcaacatattgatggttcatattttttgatcctttctgccaatctatatcttttaattggggagtttaatccatttgtattcaatgttattaccatgaaggcatttcttgaatcagccatcctcaaatttgaaggagagctttgctggataaagtattcttggttggaaatttttctctctcagaattttaaatatgtcatgccactgccttctcgcctccatggtggccgctgagtagtcactacttagtcttatactgtttcttttgtatgtggtaaattggttttctcttgctgctttcagaacttgctccttcttttcagtatttgacagtctgatcagaatatgtcttggagtgggtttatttggatttattctatttggagtttgctgggtatttatgctatgtgtatttatgttgtgtagaaggtttgggaagttttccccaacaatttctttgaatattctttctagccctttacttttctcttccctttctgggacaccaatgagtcttatatttggatgttttgttttatctatcatatccctgaggtccatttcaatttttttgatttttttccccattctttcttttgttgtgtcattttccgttctgtgtccctcaaggtcgctgattcattgttcagcttcctctagtcttgtactatgagtatccagaatctttttaatttggccaacagtttcttttatttccataagatcatctattttttttatttactcttggaatttcttctttatgctcttctagggtcttcttcatatcctttatatcctgtgccatgctctcattgtttgtctttagttctttgattaattgctcaaagtactgtgtctcctctgaccttttgatttgggtgtttgggtttgggttatccacattgtctggttttttcatatgctttaaaattttctgttgtttttggcctcttagcatttgctttacttgatagggttcttttaggatatgtatgattattcaaagactaatctctaatttgtcagatctacagcttggtggcatacactttctctaactaaccagcagatggtgtctgcgagtcacctattcccctcaagtcagttctcaccaactttgtctttgtggtgtgtgggagtctgattcttgtagggtccaattggtgcatcaagtttgggtgtgttgttggtgctgtccgccctgaatgtggggcgagTGTCTGAGCAGTtcgggagggagggcagctttaataattaaacctcccaggtgttcctggagatttaaggttgttgcaagagtctaaaccttcatttcagtctcgccacagattgtctctgctgctgaccacatgtccttggtattggcgtatggtccctgggatttccaagtgggtccctcttccaagccatgcccttctagggcctctgatgagggaaggttgtgctatgtcacaagtgtgtgctgaccctcagggaagttctgggccgccgggccatgtaggtgtgttcccagcctgctgtaaggatggctgtatagGGTGTGTTAATTGctcccttttcgcacagctccggcTTCCCAGCTtggggacaattagctgtggtgCATGAGAGgttattgtccatgcccgatattgtggcgtgtgcatgtgttgcttgaaacacttcctgtcacactgggttttttggtgtggctctgggctgtggcactggtgccaggcaggagcattcccagcccgtcgggaagatggctgcaaggggagtGCTTagtttccccttttggctcacctctgccttccttgctccaagacaattagcagcgggtgcgcgagaggctatcttccacgccagatattgaggtgttcgcacagcccattcctgccgtgcttcactgtgtagttcttgctgctgtatctgcagccgcttttgggtttattaaaaaagaattgtCCGcttccaaacgccaacccatggtttccccacactgtagcttggctgccagatattcagcaggcttactcacttgtttcagaatgcagactcctgttttcaccaagtgcagggtccctgtggatttagcagaccttgtccagccggtgcatcactggaactggtgttctgggtcactttctggcttttatctagtaattttcatggaggtgtttttttgctctgtctctcctagccgccatcttaggttctccccaatGTTTTAGTTTATAACTCTAATTAGCTATAATCTCATGGTCAGAGTCTCAGAGACCCACATGCTCTGGGGAAAATTACATGGGAAGCCTCATACACTTCAAAATATGATGTGGTAAAGAAGTAATCAAGGACAGGAGAGTTAGCTACATGCAGTAAATTTTGGATGATGCCAGGCTACCTGCCTCCGTCTTCAATGGGGGTGACAACCCTGCCAGAGTGGATATTTTTATATGCACTTAGGAAAGATCAGAGCCTCTCAGATTTCATCATTTTACTTAAAATGTCTTTTAAGTCAAACAAAAAGTATTGAGCACTTCCTATGTGCCAAGAACTGTTTAAGGACTGAGGATACTGCAGTAAATAGGTTTCCTGCCTTCAaggaggaggagacagataataataatcatgtaaataagcaaataatataattttagatAGTAAGGCATGCTGTGGAAAATGTTTCAGGATAGTGAGTGACTAGACAGAGGGCAGGGTGATATTTGGGGAagttctggtttggtaatgctgaCGTTATGcagaatatcagaaatggattggcttttataaagggggtttatttggttacgaagttacagtattatggccatgcaaatgtccaaacaaagacatcaatagcagggtaccttcactgaagaatactgatggtgtctggaaaatctctgttagctgagaaggcatgtggctggcatctgcttgctcctaggttgcattccaaaatggcatactccaaaatgtctctgtaagctgcacctgctctgagctccttctgtctgaactcaaatagtgctctagtaaactaatcaagaccgatgctgaatgggcggggtcacacctccatagaaataatctaatcaaaggtattacccacagttgggtgggtcacatctccatggaaacaacctaatcaaaacattctaacctaaccaacactaatacatctgccccccacaagattgcattaaagaacctgtcattttgggggacatatgtccaaactggcacagggggtgaGTGCTTTATAGCTAGGATGGTTGGGAAAGCTCCAATTGGAAGAAggcagccactgtggagaacTGGGGAAAGAACATTCCATGAATAGGAAaagcaagtgcaaaggtcctgagatgGGGGTGAACTGAGATGTTGAAAGGACAACAGGAAGGCCTGCTTGGCTCCAGTGCAGTGAAAGAGAGGAGAGGGGGTCAGAGGGCAGATGATGAAGGGCCATGTGGACCAAGGTGAACAGTTTGAATTTAAATTGCAGTGGGATGCTATTGGAGGGTTTGAAACAGAGGATAGGTACTCTCCAATTTATGGAATAAAAAAATCACTCTGAGTGCTGTGTAAGGAGGAGTCTGTAGGGGGCAAGAGGAGatgggagaccagttaggaggctatgGCACTGGTGGCAATGGGGAGGAGCATGAATGGTGACTTGGATTGGGGTAGCAGTAGAGATGCTGAGAAACCAGAAAATAAGGATTATTAGAAAtgacaaagcaaacaaacatacaaaactttcaaatttataaaatgtgCTGAATTTCTTCCAGTATTTCCCATTTAATATACAGCTTGATATCTTTCCTGAGCATTTGCGTTTCATGAGAAAAAAAACCACTCCAAAGAAATCAGTTTGaattatttatatgtgtatgGTAGGATAATCTGTATAAATAGCACCTATGAAATTTAACCAGTACATTACCATATGCCTTTTCTGAAAAACCTTTTAGATAAAAGTTGGgaaggaataaatattttaacgAGAGTGTTTCATGAATATTTACTGTAACTATTTGGTCTGTTTCCTGTATTACTaatccccccccccaaccccactcccaCTTGTTTCATTTATTCAGGTATCAGAAAAGGGTAGTTCTGTACATCGCTGCCTTTTATGGGTACATTGAGCTCACTGAATGGGCCCTGAAGCAAGGTGTGCACCCCAATGAAGCAGTTGGTGTTCACCCCTATCGAACATGGTGCCATGAAGCCCTTCATGCAGATGTCTCCAAATGCCCCATTCATGCAGCTGCAGAAACGGGCCAACTGTTGATTCTGAAGGCCTTTGTCAACTGCAGCGTGCTGTGCCTGGAATGCAAAAATGCAGCAGGACAAATTCCCCTGACCATCGCGCTCAAACACAAGCATAAAGACTGTGTATTATATTTGCTGAGTAAAACTTGGTCCACGGTTTCCTTTccaaaaatttcaatttctatgaggatttatattaaaataaatcaatggGTCCTCAGAGCTCAGAGACATGGCCTTAATAAAAGCCAACTTTATGGAGGGAGGGTCTTTGGGGCAAGAGTTGGTGACATCGTGGTGGTGGATGGCTTCACCAAACCAAAAATGACCTCCAGGAGCTGGCATAAGGCTGGACATAAGAACTCAAAAAGTACTACGTGCAAGTTACTGCCCCTCAGGGAACAAACTACAGGTAGGAAACCTGTCAATCCTTTGACAATTTCACAACAGGACACAAGAGGAGAAAATTTCAAATTTCCTCCACTGGTAGATGCAAATAAGTTTTCTGAATTACAGAGTCATcaacaaaaaaatgagaaaaaaattactgcTACAGctagtaaaaaagaaaagctaataaAAAACACATATCTCCCCCAAGTACCCCTTCCTCCCATTTCAAGAGTGGGATATTCACACCCATCGTTTTATTATGCAACTCCCAGTGCCGCCTTTTTACTAAGGTCCTCCTTCTCGTCTTTCTCGGAGCACAGTGGGAAGACTCCAAGAGAGAATGCAATCTTCTGCCTAGCTGTGGCAAGgtaatgttttttctttaaatatacaaGGGGCAAACTTTTAATAGGATGGATCTAGGGTGAGAAATGATCCAGAAAGTCCTTCCG from Choloepus didactylus isolate mChoDid1 chromosome 1, mChoDid1.pri, whole genome shotgun sequence harbors:
- the ANKUB1 gene encoding protein ANKUB1 → MRIFIAFEGSFEPFDVSADETVEAVKLMIKDYFHISLSEDKQGRRYLELMYAGAALKDSWSLADVGISFCSTLKCFVKEEDKPTLYVFNAVTQETMPIMGSISLLGKKVSDLKTLVTLRSGFPVSVYCLRTTQGLEMYDCNTLRDYQMDIGTTLRLDVWDGWKEFLMGCLLGQKLKVQRYLSEEGPVLKYQKRVVLYIAAFYGYIELTEWALKQGVHPNEAVGVHPYRTWCHEALHADVSKCPIHAAAETGQLLILKAFVNCSVLCLECKNAAGQIPLTIALKHKHKDCVLYLLSKTWSTVSFPKISISMRIYIKINQWVLRAQRHGLNKSQLYGGRVFGARVGDIVVVDGFTKPKMTSRSWHKAGHKNSKSTTCKLLPLREQTTGRKPVNPLTISQQDTRGENFKFPPLVDANKFSELQSHQQKNEKKITATASKKEKLIKNTYLPQVPLPPISRVGYSHPSFYYATPSAAFLLRSSFSSFSEHSGKTPRENAIFCLAVASAFKEKRWLQQLGIARVLAKKSISNLTTQGSLPACKNLPEIVL